One Edaphobacter flagellatus genomic region harbors:
- a CDS encoding arylsulfatase, giving the protein MDRRKFLGLGGAALLQPSGVEAVAQTNRSSAAAPAQHRTAQARPNILMVMADQLRVDCVGAYGNKAIRTPNLDRIAREGIRFQNAYTSTPSCTPARTALMTGLSPWGHGMLGYSNMTTRPYPVEKASALAKAGYYTTAVGKNHYYPITNPHGYHHMVTDEHCSYWFHKRTGNQMQSYEPRCDYESWFWSQRPDADPHATGLGWNDQPAKPFVYPEELHATHWTGTTAERFLQQYDREEPFFLKVSFIRPHSPYDPPKRLFDSYLHADLPKARVGAWAGKYAPLSSDQDDRWHGKLSDEEIHRSRAGYYASVTFVDEQVGRLLAVLEERGMLDDTMIVFFSDHGDMLGDQNLWRKAYAYEQSAHIPLLLRPARMQQLGSSGQTFEQPVEIRDLLPTFLDAAGAEVPSSMEGKSLLQLVRGKGQGWRQWIDLEHNITYDATNHWNALTDGKWKYIFHAYNGDEQLFDLTSDPEEATDLSKDLKYASEFEIWRQRMVEHLSVRGPLWVKDGKLMVREKGQLLGPNFPGYAAEKEIAGWI; this is encoded by the coding sequence ATGGATCGAAGGAAGTTCCTGGGACTTGGCGGCGCCGCTTTACTGCAACCGTCTGGTGTTGAGGCGGTGGCCCAGACGAATCGGTCGTCTGCAGCCGCTCCAGCACAACATCGAACTGCGCAGGCGCGGCCCAATATTCTGATGGTGATGGCCGACCAGTTGCGTGTGGACTGCGTGGGCGCCTACGGAAACAAAGCGATCAGGACGCCGAACCTGGATCGCATCGCTCGCGAGGGCATTCGTTTTCAAAATGCATATACTTCGACGCCCAGCTGCACGCCGGCGCGGACGGCTCTCATGACGGGCCTAAGCCCCTGGGGACATGGAATGCTCGGGTATTCGAACATGACGACCAGGCCCTATCCGGTGGAGAAGGCGAGTGCCCTGGCGAAGGCCGGATACTACACGACTGCTGTCGGCAAGAACCACTACTACCCGATTACGAATCCGCACGGCTACCACCACATGGTGACGGATGAACACTGTTCGTACTGGTTCCATAAGCGCACGGGGAACCAGATGCAATCGTATGAGCCACGCTGCGATTACGAAAGCTGGTTCTGGTCGCAGAGGCCCGATGCTGATCCGCACGCTACGGGCCTTGGCTGGAACGACCAGCCCGCAAAACCGTTTGTGTATCCCGAAGAACTGCATGCCACGCACTGGACGGGCACGACTGCGGAGCGATTTTTGCAGCAGTATGACCGGGAGGAGCCGTTCTTTCTGAAGGTCTCCTTTATTCGGCCACACAGCCCATACGATCCTCCAAAACGTTTGTTCGACAGCTATCTCCATGCCGATCTGCCGAAGGCGCGTGTTGGCGCGTGGGCTGGAAAGTATGCGCCGCTCTCCAGCGATCAGGATGACCGCTGGCACGGGAAGCTTTCTGATGAGGAGATACACCGTTCGCGCGCAGGGTATTACGCCAGTGTCACCTTTGTGGACGAGCAGGTTGGGAGGCTTCTGGCAGTGCTGGAGGAGAGAGGCATGCTCGACGATACGATGATCGTCTTCTTCTCCGACCACGGCGATATGCTTGGAGACCAGAATCTCTGGCGGAAGGCCTATGCCTATGAGCAGTCGGCACATATTCCGCTGCTGCTTCGCCCGGCACGGATGCAACAGCTTGGCTCCTCTGGGCAGACTTTCGAACAGCCTGTGGAGATCCGCGATCTGCTTCCTACATTCCTCGATGCTGCTGGAGCGGAGGTTCCATCCTCGATGGAAGGCAAGAGCCTGTTGCAACTTGTCAGAGGTAAGGGACAAGGTTGGCGCCAGTGGATCGATCTCGAGCACAACATAACGTACGACGCTACGAACCACTGGAATGCGCTGACAGACGGCAAATGGAAGTATATTTTCCATGCTTACAACGGCGATGAGCAGTTGTTCGATCTGACGAGCGATCCTGAGGAAGCGACGGACCTGTCAAAGGATCTGAAGTATGCTTCCGAGTTTGAGATCTGGCGTCAGAGGATGGTCGAACATCTGTCGGTGCGAGGGCCGCTGTGGGTGAAAGATGGCAAGTTGATGGTGCGTGAAAAGGGGCAGCTTCTCGGGCCCAATTTTCCAGGCTACGCTGCGGAAAAAGAGATTGCCGGCTGGATCTGA